Genomic DNA from Vibrio sp. SNU_ST1:
TAGCGACGGGTATTATTCTCGACAACATGCGTCGTCAGCATAGCTAGCTCTCATAAGCTAACGAGCCAGTCGACAGTGCTCAGACATTAAAAAAGGCGTATTGATTAAATCAGTACGCCTTTTTATTTGAGTTCTTTTCAACAATTACTTTTCTAGCATTGCCAACTTATCAGACACACCATTCCACTTTTCAGCGTCATCCATCGGTGCTTTGACTTCAGTTTGTACCGGCCAGATTTCGGCGAGCTCGGCATTCACTTCAATAAAGATCTTTTGATCTTCTGGTAGATCATCTTCTTGGAATATCGCTTGAGCGTCGCATTCAGGTACACACAAACCACAATCAATGCATTCGATTGGGTTGATTACCATGAAATTCGGGCCTTCATGGAACGCATCTGCGGGGCATACCGCCACACAGTCTGTGTATTTACATTGAATACAATTATCGCCTACGACAAATGCCATGATGCTCTGCTCTATAAGTTAGTCAAAATTGAAGAATGGAGGATAATACTCATCCCAAGGCAAAATTCAACATCATACGGCGCTAATATCGTGTCTATTTGCTCCATGTTTCCAAATTAGTATGACAGATAAATCAATTTCTCGTAAAATGCGCGCCATTGTGAGCTTATCGCATCTTTCAACCTCAGCGTTTTCATCAAACTCTGCGTTTAGAAGCGGTCTAGCTAAGACACCTATAAAGACGAGACATCGAAATGATACGTTTAACCGAAATTAAACTCCCTCTAGACCACGAAGAATCAGCCATTCAAGACGCTATTGAAGCGAAACTTGGTATTAACTCTGATCAGGTACTTTCTTTTAATATCTTTAAACGTGGCTACGATGCTCGTAAGAAATCAAAAATCTTACTTATCTACACGCTTGATGTTCTCGTTGAAAACGAAGCTGAGTTGTTAGAGCAATTCATTAGCGACCCGCACGTAAAAGTGACTCCTGACATGGAGTACAAATTCGTGGCTAAAGCGGTTGAGAACCAAACTGAGCGCCCTGTGGTTATCGGTTTTGGCCCTTGTGGTCTATTCGCTGGCCTAGTGCTTGCTCAAATGGGCTTCAACCCAATCATCGTTGAACGTGGTAAAGAAGTTCGTGAACGTACGAAAGATACCTTTGGTTTCTGGCGTAAGCGTACTCTGAACACTGAATCAAACGTACAGTTTGGTGAAGGTGGCGCAGGTACATTCTCTGACGGCAAGCTATACAGCCAAGTAAAAGATCCAAAACACTACGGCCGTAAAGTAATCGAAGAGTTTGTTGCTGCTGGCGCACCAGAAGAAATCCTATACGTAAGTAAGCCACACATCGGTACCTTTAAACTGGTTACCATGATCGAGAAGATGCGTGCTTCTATCATTGAGCTAGGTGGCGAAATCCGCTTCAGCACTCGCGTAGACGACGTTCACATGGAAGACGGTCAAATCACTGGCTTAACGCTTTCTAACGGTGAGGAGATCAAATCTCGTCACGTAGTACTGGCTGTTGGCCACAGTGCTCGTGATACGTTTGAAATGCTGCATGAACGTGGCGTTTACATGGAAGCTAAACCTTTCTCTGTTGGTTTCCGTATCGAACACAAGCAAGCGATGATCGATGAAGCTCGCTTCGGTAAGAACGCAGGCAACCCTATCCTAGGTGCTGCGGACTACAAACTCGTTCACCACTGTAAAAATGGCCGCACTGTATACAGCTTCTGTATGTGCCCAGGTGGTACTGTTGTTGCTGCGACTTCTGAAGAAGGTCGCGTTGTAACTAACGGCATGAGCCAATACTCTCGTGCAGAGCGCAACGCAAACAGTGCAATCGTTGTGGGTATCGACCCAGAGCGTGATTACCCAGGTGATGCGCTAGCAGGTATCCGTTTACAGCGTGAATTAGAAAGTGCAGCTTATGTTCTAGGTGGCGAGAACTACGACGCCCCTGCACAGAAAATCGGTGACTTCCTGAAAGGTCGCGATCCAAGTGCCATCGGTGAAGTACAACCGTCGTTCACGCCGGGTATCCACCTGACTGATATTTCAAAAGCGCTGCCTGATTTTGCTATCGAAGCGATTCGTGAAGCAATCCCAGCGTTCGAGAAAAAGATCAAAGGTTTCTCTACGCCAGACGGCCTACTAACGGGTGTTGAGACTCGTACGTCTTCTCCTGTCTGCATCAAACGTGGCAAAGACTACCAAAGCATCAACCTTAAGGGCTTCTTCCCTGCTGGTGAAGGCGCAGGCTACGCGGGTGGTATCCTATCTGCTGGTATCGATGGTATTAAAGCCGCGGAAGCGCTAGCACTGTCTATGGCAGAACAGAATCAAGCTGAGAAGATTGAGATCGCTTAAGCGCTTTCGATAAACCAAAACCAAATAGCAGCAAGCGAAACCTAAAAGCCCAGTATCTTATAGACACTGGGCTTTTTATTACATTGTGGTCATCTAGAGTTAATCAATACTTGATATAATTTTACTTACAGCCTTTTTTTGACCAATTAACTCCATCGCTAGAACATTGACGCGAACTTGTTCCGTTTCGGTAAAAATATTCTTTTCCCCATTTACCGTTTGAATCTTTAGATGTTATCGTTTGTGCAACATCTGATGATTTATCTAAAATATACTCATATTTAAAACGATTCCAACTGTGCGAACCATGGCCTGTGTTTTCATCAAAGTTACTTGAAAGGTAGTTCAATGCATCAAGATCGTCGCGGGATAAACTGGATAGCTTTGCGCTTAAATTAATCAACTCAGGATGAGGAATATTTCCTGAGAAAAAGTGATAAGCAGCCTGCGTTTTAGTCATTTGATTTTCGTAATCACCATAAACAGTTACCTTCAAGCTTTGATTGTACCCATTAACCACGTTTTTGGCTAAGCAACTTGGCCAATCAGGCTCTTTAGACTCCCCACGGTTCGCTACGGTATAAACAGTAAGGGAATTGCGTTGTGCCTGCTGTGTCAATGTCTCGGTAGACAAGCACTTATAATCCACACCATTATCGTTCAATAAGAACCAAGCTTCCTTGTCATACACCACACCACTCTTAGTCTGACTATTTCTCTCAATACGCTTGCTCAAAGCAAGCTCTGTATTTAAATCAGAAGACACTTCGTGTTCAGTTTCCACCAGTTTACTATCAGTCGACACTGACTCGACTTTATACCATTTATCGATTGCTGTTTTAGTTGATTCATCCCAATATTTCCAAAAATAATCGACGTACGCATAGTATGCATTCGGGTTTGCTTTCTGGATGACTTTAGTCTCTTGATACGATTTTTTTATCGCTGGCATCATTTTTTGTGCAAGATTATAAACCTCTGTATTTTGATCTTTAACAAAATCGCCATAAAGCTCTTCAACCGAAATGTTGTAACGCCTTGCAATCCGGTGGTCATGCTCTCGGACATTATCAATGATCTTATTTTGTGTTGTCACCGCTGTCTTCAAGTCTGAGCAGCTATTTAAACCACCTTTATATAAATCCGCTTGAATCATACCCCATAGCATAGTAGTCAGGGGCGTCGTCGATTTAATATCTGGATTAGATTTCAACGCCATGACAGGAGGGAATACTAGTTTGTACGGTTCAGTAATCGGCGAGTTTGGACTATCAGCATCAATTGCGCCTACCGGCACATTTACCACGATTGGTGCATAATCCAAACACTCATCGGTCTTCGAATCAATGAAAGGTAGTTCATAACGACCTTCATCATCCGTGATGCTTTTTGGTTCCCCTGAATCCCACACACCATTGTAATTGATGTCCAAAAACGCGGTCGCCCCTGAAATATAACCGTCAATGGCTACACCTTTTAAGGTTTTCGATGGAGTAGCTTTGGCAGGAGCGCTGTTACCGCCTCCTCCGCCACAACCGACAAGGCCAGCAGCGATAAATCCGATAGAAATAAGCTTTAGTTTCATTCCATGAACTCCTATGAAATAAAAAAGGTATTATAGGTACCTAAATAAGGTCAATTGAATAAAAGGCTCTTCGGGAGTCAACATCACATCAAGCTTGTTAGATAATTATTATTAATATCAATGTAAATAATTAAGATCAAACAAATATCAAAATAAGTTAATCAATGTAAGATCTTGATAACAATAATTCGTATTTGCAAACACCTCTTCGCTCACTGAGCTTTAATCGGATCCCACTTCCCTTCATGAATCGCAGAATTGACATCTCTTCTTGGCAACCAACCCATAGTTTCTAGTTCGGGTTTATCTTTGAAGTGGTCAACGTAACCAATACACAGGTACGCCACAATATCGATGTTTTCTGGTATATCTAACGCTTCTCGCAGTGTTGAGTCGTGGAGAATGCTCACCCAACCTAATCCTAGGTTTTCGGCTCTAGCTGCTAGCCACAAGTTTTGAACCGCACACACGGTGCTGTACAGATCCATCTCTTGTTTGATGGTTCGACCTAGCACGACCTTTCCGGTTCGATTACGGTCGCAAGTCACGCAGATACCGATAGGGGATTCGACGATGCCTTCAAGCTTTAGACGCTTATACATTGCCTGCTTTTCATCGGTGAACATTTCCGCTGATTCGGCATGAGCCTGATTAAAACCGGCTTTGATTTGTTGCTTGGTTTCGATATCACGGACAACGACAAAATCCCAAGGTTGCATAAAACCGACACTAGGCGCATGGTGCGCGGCGGTTAACACTCGCATCAAAACGTCTTCTGGGATCTCATCAGGAAGAAACTGACCACGAACATCTCGGCGAGAAAAAATCGTTTTATATACTGCATCGCGTTCATTCGGCGTAATTTCCATACATCTCTGTCTTATCGTCGTCTTATTGAGCCAGTATTATCCAACTAAAGTGTCTATGTTACTAGCGGTACACAAGCAACATGGTAGAATGCCGCCATTAATCTTATCCTTGTATAAGATTGTTGAACCTTTCCATCGCTATTTAGCCAAATCATACCGAGAAACTTATGCCATTTTCCAAGCTTGGATTAAGCTCACCTATTGTTAAAGCCGTTGCAAAACAAGGCTATGAAAAGCCAACCTCTATTCAAGAAAAAGCAATTCCGATTGTGCTTTCTGGTAAGAACCTTATTGCTGCTGCACAAACAGGTACAGGTAAAACTGCGAGCTTTGTTCTCCCTATCTTAGAAATGCTAAGTAAAGGTGAAACACAACGTAAAAAACGTATTCGTGCCGTGATTCTTACACCTACTCGTGAGCTTGCGATTCAGGTTGAACAGAACATCACTAAGTACGCGAAATTCCTAAACCTAACTTCATTAGCGATGTACGGTGGTGTGTCTTACCAACATCAAAAAGATCGTCTGATTGAAGGTGTTGATATTTTGGTTGCAACGCCTGGCCGTTTGATCGACATGTACGGACAACGTGCCGTTCACTTTGATGAAGTTGAAGTTATGGTTCTTGATGAAGCTGACCGTATGCTAGACATGGGTTTCATTGAAGACATCAACAAAATCATCGCTCGTTTGCCACAAAACATTCAAAACCTGTTGTTTTCAGCAACGCTATCAACGCCAGTTCGTGCGCTAGCGAAAAGCGCAATCAGTGAAGCGGAAGAAATTTCTATCGCCAAAACTGACGCTTCTAAAGCGAACATCGAACAATGGCTAGTTACTGTAGATAAAGACCGTAAGTCGGCGCTATTAAGCCATATGATCACTGACGGTGAGTGGGATCAAGCGCTTATCTTTATCGAGACTAAGCACGGCGCGGCTAAGTTGGTTGCTCAACTTGAAAAGCGTGGCATCCAAGCTGAAGCTTTCCACAGTGGACGTAGCCAAGCGATTCGTGAAAAGATTCTGGCTGACTTTAAGAAAGGTCGTCTAAAATATCTAGTTGCAACAGGGGTTGCTGCTCGTGGTATCGATATCGATAACCTAAGCCGCGTAGTCAACTACGACATCCCATTCCCAGCGGATGACTATGTTCACCGTATTGGTCGTACAGGCCGTGCTGATGCGTCTGGTGAAGCGATCTCTTTCCTATCGAAAGACAACTTCAAGAACCTGTGCATTATCGAAAAACGTCTTGGTCACTTAATTGAGCGTCGCGTTGTTGAAGGTTTCGAACCACGCAAAGAAGTACCGATTTCAGTGCTGAACTTCGTTCCTAAGAAGAAAAGAGACCTACAGCAACCTGAGTAATTTCAGGTTTAGAAAATGCGAAAGTCGCGTTAGCCAAAACAAAAATAAGACGAAGCCCAATGTGGCTTCGTTTTGTTCTTTGAAATACAAATAAAGTTGAGGCAATAAGATGATAACCCCTATCGTAACGAGATTAACTAGAGGCCAAGATCTAAAGCTTGAGCTCCAGAAGCTTGTGACAGCGAACAATATCGCGGCTGGCTCTGTCGCGTCTTGTGTCGGGTGTGTTTCTCAACTCAATATTCGTTTGGCCAATGC
This window encodes:
- the fdxA gene encoding ferredoxin FdxA, with the translated sequence MAFVVGDNCIQCKYTDCVAVCPADAFHEGPNFMVINPIECIDCGLCVPECDAQAIFQEDDLPEDQKIFIEVNAELAEIWPVQTEVKAPMDDAEKWNGVSDKLAMLEK
- a CDS encoding NAD(P)/FAD-dependent oxidoreductase translates to MIRLTEIKLPLDHEESAIQDAIEAKLGINSDQVLSFNIFKRGYDARKKSKILLIYTLDVLVENEAELLEQFISDPHVKVTPDMEYKFVAKAVENQTERPVVIGFGPCGLFAGLVLAQMGFNPIIVERGKEVRERTKDTFGFWRKRTLNTESNVQFGEGGAGTFSDGKLYSQVKDPKHYGRKVIEEFVAAGAPEEILYVSKPHIGTFKLVTMIEKMRASIIELGGEIRFSTRVDDVHMEDGQITGLTLSNGEEIKSRHVVLAVGHSARDTFEMLHERGVYMEAKPFSVGFRIEHKQAMIDEARFGKNAGNPILGAADYKLVHHCKNGRTVYSFCMCPGGTVVAATSEEGRVVTNGMSQYSRAERNANSAIVVGIDPERDYPGDALAGIRLQRELESAAYVLGGENYDAPAQKIGDFLKGRDPSAIGEVQPSFTPGIHLTDISKALPDFAIEAIREAIPAFEKKIKGFSTPDGLLTGVETRTSSPVCIKRGKDYQSINLKGFFPAGEGAGYAGGILSAGIDGIKAAEALALSMAEQNQAEKIEIA
- the bluB gene encoding 5,6-dimethylbenzimidazole synthase, giving the protein MEITPNERDAVYKTIFSRRDVRGQFLPDEIPEDVLMRVLTAAHHAPSVGFMQPWDFVVVRDIETKQQIKAGFNQAHAESAEMFTDEKQAMYKRLKLEGIVESPIGICVTCDRNRTGKVVLGRTIKQEMDLYSTVCAVQNLWLAARAENLGLGWVSILHDSTLREALDIPENIDIVAYLCIGYVDHFKDKPELETMGWLPRRDVNSAIHEGKWDPIKAQ
- a CDS encoding DEAD/DEAH box helicase, whose protein sequence is MPFSKLGLSSPIVKAVAKQGYEKPTSIQEKAIPIVLSGKNLIAAAQTGTGKTASFVLPILEMLSKGETQRKKRIRAVILTPTRELAIQVEQNITKYAKFLNLTSLAMYGGVSYQHQKDRLIEGVDILVATPGRLIDMYGQRAVHFDEVEVMVLDEADRMLDMGFIEDINKIIARLPQNIQNLLFSATLSTPVRALAKSAISEAEEISIAKTDASKANIEQWLVTVDKDRKSALLSHMITDGEWDQALIFIETKHGAAKLVAQLEKRGIQAEAFHSGRSQAIREKILADFKKGRLKYLVATGVAARGIDIDNLSRVVNYDIPFPADDYVHRIGRTGRADASGEAISFLSKDNFKNLCIIEKRLGHLIERRVVEGFEPRKEVPISVLNFVPKKKRDLQQPE